From the genome of Flavobacterium luteolum, one region includes:
- a CDS encoding phosphopantetheine-binding protein: MEDFLEKMAELLEEDTVQLTDTIVDFDAWDSLTSLSIIAYSGEEFQKTITAAEIVEAKTIGGLYELLTNN, translated from the coding sequence ATGGAAGATTTTTTAGAAAAAATGGCTGAATTGTTAGAAGAAGACACTGTACAATTAACTGATACAATTGTTGATTTTGATGCATGGGATTCATTAACAAGTTTATCAATAATAGCTTATTCAGGAGAAGAATTTCAAAAAACTATTACAGCTGCAGAAATTGTTGAAGCTAAAACTATTGGTGGTTTATACGAATTACTAACAAATAATTAA
- a CDS encoding 3-oxoacyl-ACP synthase III family protein: MNLYFKDKEITGMLVVMPSREIHFEDEMENYNFSTAKSLKLKAALGLNKRRIAPEGICSSDLAIKGLDYLFSTGKLKKEDIDALIFVTQSPDYIMPPTSNVIQGHFNLKQDMICLDINQGCAGFIIGLNQAFMLLEQPSISKIVVVNADVLSTKVSKRDRNSNPLIGDAASITIVEKSSQKTEIFGTIKMDGSGAFALQIPAGGAKLPISSETSVLYEDASGNFRSKENLVMKGDDVFNFVQAEVPPMIESLLEMAKTDKNAVDYYLFHQPNKFMLNKVADKIGVAREKMPANVVENFGNSSGVTVPVVTCFNISEQIKENRLKVCFSGFGVGLTWASLLMDVGPLSFCEIIEY; this comes from the coding sequence ATGAATCTGTACTTCAAAGACAAAGAAATTACAGGAATGTTGGTGGTGATGCCCTCGAGAGAAATTCATTTTGAGGATGAGATGGAAAATTACAACTTTTCTACAGCAAAATCATTAAAATTAAAGGCTGCTCTTGGGTTGAATAAAAGAAGAATTGCACCAGAAGGAATCTGTTCATCTGATTTAGCTATTAAAGGCTTGGATTATCTTTTTTCTACAGGAAAATTAAAAAAAGAAGATATTGATGCATTGATTTTTGTCACACAGTCGCCAGATTATATAATGCCTCCAACAAGTAATGTTATTCAGGGACATTTTAATTTAAAACAGGATATGATTTGCTTGGATATTAATCAAGGATGTGCCGGTTTTATTATTGGGCTGAATCAAGCTTTTATGTTGTTGGAACAGCCTTCAATTTCTAAAATTGTTGTTGTAAATGCAGATGTTTTAAGTACCAAAGTTTCAAAAAGAGATCGAAATAGTAATCCGTTAATAGGCGATGCAGCTTCAATTACAATTGTAGAAAAATCGTCCCAGAAAACTGAAATTTTTGGTACAATAAAAATGGATGGATCTGGGGCATTTGCTTTACAAATTCCTGCAGGAGGAGCAAAATTGCCAATTTCAAGTGAAACTTCAGTGTTATATGAAGATGCCAGTGGTAATTTTAGAAGCAAAGAAAATTTAGTAATGAAAGGTGATGATGTTTTTAATTTTGTTCAAGCAGAGGTTCCGCCAATGATTGAATCTTTATTAGAAATGGCAAAAACAGACAAGAATGCTGTTGATTACTATTTATTTCATCAGCCAAATAAATTTATGCTTAATAAAGTTGCCGATAAAATTGGGGTTGCCAGAGAAAAAATGCCCGCGAATGTAGTGGAAAATTTTGGTAATTCTAGCGGTGTTACAGTTCCTGTAGTAACATGTTTTAATATATCGGAACAGATTAAAGAAAATCGATTAAAAGTTTGTTTTTCTGGTTTCGGTGTAGGTTTAACTTGGGCTTCTCTATTAATGGATGTAGGTCCCTTATCTTTTTGTGAAATAATAGAATATTAA
- a CDS encoding phosphopantetheine-binding protein — translation MNNKIISILNDIRPEFDFNEPVENFIEAGMLDSFDLVTLVTSLDETFDISIDGVDILPENFSNIDSISSLLSKYIK, via the coding sequence ATGAATAATAAAATAATTTCAATACTAAATGATATAAGACCAGAGTTTGATTTTAATGAACCTGTTGAAAACTTTATTGAAGCAGGAATGTTAGATTCATTTGATTTGGTGACTTTGGTAACAAGTTTAGATGAAACTTTTGATATATCAATAGATGGTGTAGATATATTGCCAGAAAATTTTTCAAATATTGATAGTATTTCTAGTCTATTAAGTAAATACATCAAGTAA
- a CDS encoding GNAT family N-acetyltransferase encodes MKSVDDFNEISNALIKIKNYKKKLITNFYPNREKIDIWISNGNFYIIDQGEVTYFIYKKASHCTLFFIASSNEQLSKSLPNLIREFQDEILILDIVQREETSELLDIFYKHSFHYYTSLVRMNRISGGKDFLSDKVEGIKEASKDHLFSIQNLFNAFFDEKAEQLPEKDELIRWIENKNILVYEENNTLGGFLIYEITGSTLYLRYWFVHPDFREKKIGSKLFNFFESKGKDTNRHIFWVIKSNENAIKRYKHYGFVEEKMYNFILSNKTISYE; translated from the coding sequence ATGAAAAGCGTAGATGATTTTAATGAAATTAGTAATGCTCTAATTAAAATTAAAAATTATAAGAAAAAGCTAATTACTAATTTTTATCCTAATCGCGAGAAAATTGATATATGGATATCTAATGGTAATTTCTATATAATAGATCAAGGAGAAGTGACGTACTTTATTTATAAAAAAGCAAGTCATTGTACTTTGTTCTTTATAGCTTCTTCTAATGAACAATTAAGTAAATCACTTCCTAATCTTATTAGGGAATTTCAGGATGAAATTTTGATTTTGGATATTGTTCAACGTGAAGAAACTTCGGAATTATTGGATATTTTCTATAAGCATTCATTTCATTATTATACATCACTCGTTAGAATGAATAGAATAAGTGGTGGAAAGGATTTTTTATCAGATAAAGTGGAGGGAATTAAAGAAGCCTCAAAGGATCATTTGTTTTCAATTCAAAATTTGTTTAATGCTTTTTTCGATGAAAAGGCAGAGCAATTGCCAGAGAAGGATGAATTGATAAGATGGATTGAAAATAAAAATATCTTGGTATATGAAGAAAACAATACCTTAGGAGGGTTCTTAATATATGAAATTACAGGAAGTACATTGTATTTAAGATATTGGTTTGTTCATCCAGATTTCAGAGAGAAAAAAATTGGCTCTAAACTTTTTAATTTTTTTGAAAGTAAAGGGAAAGACACAAATAGGCATATTTTCTGGGTAATTAAGAGTAACGAAAATGCCATAAAGAGATACAAACATTATGGGTTTGTTGAAGAAAAAATGTATAATTTTATACTAAGTAATAAAACGATTAGCTATGAATAA